Proteins encoded in a region of the Solanum dulcamara chromosome 9, daSolDulc1.2, whole genome shotgun sequence genome:
- the LOC129904476 gene encoding zinc finger protein ZAT11-like, protein MISVKRSREDDRQVEAEAMANCALMLLSHFNHNNTTSPSSDHHHINDFECKTCNKRFPSFQALGGHRASHNKRPKLLGEFLVQTNKKNKMHKCSICGVEFSLGQALGGHMRRHRDEINKTSMVIPVLKKSNSSKRIFCLDLNLTPRDHDNVDFKLWPTAPIASPVLRIFI, encoded by the coding sequence ATGATTTCCGTAAAAAGAAGCAGAGAAGATGATAGGCAAGTGGAAGCAGAAGCCATGGCTAACTGCGCCTTAATGCTTTTGTCTCATTTCAACCACAACAACACCACTTCACCATCATCAGATCATCATCATATTAATGATTTTGAATGTAAGACTTGCAATAAACGCTTCCCGTCTTTTCAAGCCCTAGGTGGACACCGTGCAAGTCATAATAAACGGCCAAAATTACTCGGAGAGTTTCTTGTTCAGACCAACAAAAAGAACAAGATGCATAAATGCTCTATTTGTGGTGTGGAGTTTTCTTTGGGTCAAGCATTAGGTGGACACATGAGACGTCACCGCGATGAAATTAATAAAACGTCCATGGTAATACCAGTGTTGAAGAAGTCAAATAGCAGCAAGAGGATTTTTTGTTTGGATTTAAACTTAACCCCTCGTGATCATGATAATGTTGATTTCAAGTTATGGCCGACGGCACCAATTGCATCTCCTgttttgagaatttttatttaa